In Synechocystis sp. PCC 6714, the following are encoded in one genomic region:
- a CDS encoding Crp/Fnr family transcriptional regulator codes for MTPQKPSGKQLKQLANEISFFRAIPKDLLMETITYLSFRNYPCSQSILFDNYYGGSIYFIAEGWIKVCVIGECSKNSVYTIYGSGEMVGAIAAVEEDWNPREAVTLSPAKIWSIPTQDFLNLLNQHPQAGIQVAIFASKRLRKLNQYFRLREADSVAKVAHILLELVNHRDRRINPKKYRVLIPNLPHREMALLSGVTRETVTRTLIKLEKKGLILRQGATIEIVELDALQQLVSGDPTSV; via the coding sequence ATGACACCACAAAAGCCCTCGGGAAAACAACTCAAACAGTTGGCCAACGAAATTTCTTTTTTCCGAGCCATACCAAAAGATTTGTTGATGGAAACTATCACTTATTTGAGTTTCCGTAATTATCCTTGTAGTCAGTCGATTTTATTTGACAACTATTACGGCGGGTCAATTTACTTTATTGCTGAAGGTTGGATAAAAGTTTGTGTTATTGGCGAATGTTCAAAAAACAGCGTCTATACTATCTACGGCAGTGGCGAAATGGTTGGGGCGATCGCCGCGGTGGAGGAAGACTGGAACCCCAGGGAAGCCGTCACCCTATCCCCGGCAAAGATTTGGAGTATTCCCACCCAAGATTTCCTAAATTTACTTAACCAGCATCCCCAAGCTGGCATTCAAGTAGCAATTTTTGCGTCCAAACGTCTTAGAAAACTGAACCAATATTTCCGCTTACGGGAAGCGGATAGTGTGGCGAAAGTAGCTCATATTCTGCTGGAACTAGTTAACCACAGAGACAGGCGAATAAATCCCAAAAAATATAGAGTATTAATACCGAACTTACCTCACCGAGAGATGGCCCTGCTCAGTGGAGTTACGAGGGAAACTGTCACCCGGACACTAATTAAGCTAGAGAAAAAAGGATTGATCCTCCGCCAGGGAGCAACCATTGAAATTGTTGAATTGGATGCCCTGCAACAATTGGTCAGCGGTGATCCCACCTCGGTCTGA
- a CDS encoding DUF4040 domain-containing protein: MPPGRNALMFNLADQTEILAFTPLLPFCALLVVVQGNPYQALVMRGILGAVAALIYTLLGAADVALTEALVGTMLSVTLFAVAVRSSLVLRLGILAPCGSDDGKRLIAPEDEQAITQAIAPYHLRLEILNYEDLASLTEAWQTRAIHCWYEADVAILNTPVVRLQEILAPALAPQAIAVKFVPASTSPVPPLYSQEVAP, encoded by the coding sequence GTGCCACCGGGGAGAAACGCACTAATGTTTAATTTGGCAGACCAAACGGAAATTTTAGCTTTTACCCCCCTGTTACCCTTTTGCGCCCTGTTGGTGGTAGTTCAAGGGAATCCCTACCAGGCGTTGGTGATGCGGGGCATTTTGGGGGCGGTGGCGGCCCTAATTTATACCCTTCTGGGGGCGGCGGATGTGGCCCTGACGGAGGCATTGGTGGGGACTATGTTATCTGTCACCCTCTTTGCGGTGGCGGTGCGCTCTTCCCTGGTGCTCCGTTTAGGGATACTTGCTCCCTGCGGCAGTGATGACGGTAAGAGGTTAATTGCTCCGGAGGATGAACAGGCCATTACCCAGGCGATCGCCCCTTACCATTTGCGGTTGGAAATATTGAACTATGAAGATTTAGCTAGTTTGACAGAAGCGTGGCAAACCCGGGCCATCCATTGTTGGTACGAGGCCGATGTGGCCATTTTAAATACCCCCGTTGTGCGGCTGCAGGAAATTCTCGCTCCGGCCCTGGCTCCCCAGGCGATCGCCGTTAAATTTGTGCCTGCTAGTACTAGCCCCGTTCCGCCCCTATACTCCCAGGAGGTTGCCCCGTGA
- a CDS encoding cation:proton antiporter, with the protein MNFPTAIAPNNLLIAIVALLILVLMGAFGGYLFPPLVRPSALLMTLGTILLAAVGFSLPSTQQWQLMDGFGILLQLDNLGSYFLLTNGLVTLAVLLYCWASPRTTFFYVQLMVLHVSLNAAFLSTDLISLYVCLEVVGLSSFLLIIYPRQAASSWIGLRYLFVTNTGLLFYLIGVMLVYQTAHSLNFQGLATAPYEAIALIFLGLLIKGEIFLSGLWSPQTSSIASAPVAALLSGIVVKAGILPLLRFASLSERLATMVWGLAIGTALLGIGLGIFARDSRRILAYSTISQMGFILVAPTVGGVYALTHGLAKACLFLLVGRLPERNLDKLQAQPISYKLWLPMVLASSSIIGLPILAGFEAKTLTLQTISLNELPWTGILMNLAGVGTAIILAKFIFLTPSFDNNLDLDKSPWGLVLAVLLLLGALTLGNAIYPAAFSWENGIKATASFLLGSAIYWWGLRKIPWQPPDWGERLDHLIGTMAIMLMLLFGSVLI; encoded by the coding sequence ATGAATTTCCCCACGGCGATCGCCCCCAACAACTTATTAATTGCCATCGTCGCCCTCCTGATCCTGGTACTAATGGGGGCCTTTGGTGGCTATCTATTTCCTCCCCTGGTGCGACCATCGGCCCTACTAATGACCCTGGGCACCATTCTCTTGGCGGCGGTGGGTTTTTCCCTGCCCAGTACCCAGCAATGGCAGTTGATGGATGGGTTTGGCATTCTTCTGCAATTGGATAATTTGGGTAGTTACTTTCTGCTCACCAATGGTTTAGTTACCCTAGCGGTGTTGCTCTACTGTTGGGCTTCCCCAAGGACAACTTTTTTTTACGTCCAATTAATGGTGCTCCACGTTAGTCTCAATGCCGCTTTTTTATCTACGGATTTAATTAGTTTATATGTCTGTTTAGAGGTGGTGGGTTTATCCTCATTTTTATTAATTATCTATCCCCGCCAGGCCGCCAGCAGTTGGATTGGATTGCGTTATCTATTCGTTACTAACACAGGTTTATTGTTTTATTTGATCGGGGTGATGTTGGTTTACCAAACCGCCCATTCCCTCAATTTCCAAGGTTTAGCCACTGCCCCCTACGAGGCGATCGCCTTAATTTTTTTAGGACTGTTAATTAAGGGGGAAATTTTTCTCTCCGGGTTATGGTCGCCCCAAACCAGTAGCATTGCCAGTGCCCCCGTGGCGGCCCTGTTGTCGGGCATTGTGGTCAAAGCGGGAATTTTACCCCTGTTGCGGTTTGCTTCCCTGTCGGAAAGATTGGCCACTATGGTGTGGGGTCTGGCCATTGGCACCGCCCTGTTAGGCATTGGCCTAGGCATTTTTGCCCGGGACAGTCGGCGGATTTTGGCCTACAGCACCATTTCCCAGATGGGCTTTATCCTGGTGGCTCCGACGGTGGGCGGTGTTTATGCGTTAACCCATGGCCTTGCTAAGGCTTGCCTATTTCTGTTGGTGGGCAGGCTGCCGGAAAGGAACTTGGACAAACTCCAGGCCCAACCAATTTCCTACAAATTGTGGTTACCCATGGTATTGGCCAGTTCTTCCATCATTGGCCTACCCATCCTGGCGGGCTTTGAAGCGAAAACCCTGACCCTGCAAACCATCAGCCTTAATGAACTGCCCTGGACAGGAATTTTGATGAACTTGGCGGGGGTGGGCACGGCGATTATTTTGGCCAAATTTATTTTCCTTACCCCTAGCTTTGATAACAACCTTGACCTGGATAAATCCCCCTGGGGCCTGGTTTTAGCGGTGCTTCTCCTGCTGGGAGCTTTGACCCTGGGCAATGCCATTTATCCGGCCGCCTTTTCCTGGGAGAACGGCATTAAAGCCACCGCTAGTTTTCTGCTTGGCTCGGCCATCTATTGGTGGGGTTTGCGGAAAATCCCTTGGCAACCGCCGGATTGGGGGGAAAGATTAGATCATCTGATCGGAACCATGGCCATAATGTTGATGTTACTTTTCGGCTCGGTATTAATATGA
- a CDS encoding cation:proton antiporter, with protein MTLFAVSAEFNAAPWATVVICLALMAGFTGYLLPATIHFLTLAVCLSTGFLAYLAFSLPEAQFWYLLDSFGVAFQLDALSGYFLLTNALVTLAVLVYCWNTGRSAFFYAQLIILHTSLNSAFLCADFMSLYVALEVVAIAAFCLMTYPREPRIIWLGLRYLLLSNTAMLFYLIGVALVYSNSQSFAFSGLTQAPPEATALIFLGLLTKGGIFLAGLWLPQTHGEAATPMSALMSGVVVKAGILGLLRCGLLSDQLLLLVQGLGVATALFGVAYAMLAKDTKRMLAFHTVSQMGFVLAAPVAGGFYALTHGLVKSSLFLLAGNLPSRDFKILQKTPIAAGFWVPLLLASSSIAGFPLLAGFEAKTLTLKGLPPWLAIALNIAAVGTAISFSKFVFLKPTFVGKTYPLGLGIALAVLLGGLAVGNVVYWQAFTASNLLKATLTCGVGAGLYWGVVKRLTLKLPDGGEQVDHLIGMMSISLTILFAWILV; from the coding sequence ATGACCCTATTTGCAGTTTCAGCGGAATTTAATGCGGCACCCTGGGCGACGGTGGTCATTTGCTTGGCTCTGATGGCGGGATTCACCGGCTATTTATTGCCCGCCACCATTCATTTTTTGACTTTGGCCGTCTGTCTTAGCACGGGATTTTTAGCATACTTGGCATTTTCTTTGCCAGAAGCTCAATTTTGGTATTTATTAGACAGTTTTGGCGTTGCCTTCCAACTGGACGCCCTATCGGGTTATTTCCTCCTGACCAATGCCCTAGTAACTTTGGCTGTGTTGGTCTATTGCTGGAATACCGGCCGCTCAGCCTTTTTTTATGCCCAACTGATTATTCTCCACACCAGTCTCAATTCCGCTTTTCTTTGTGCGGATTTTATGAGTCTTTATGTGGCCTTGGAAGTGGTGGCGATCGCCGCTTTTTGCCTGATGACCTATCCCCGGGAACCCCGAATTATTTGGCTGGGACTGCGCTATTTATTGCTGAGCAACACTGCTATGTTGTTTTACCTCATCGGGGTGGCGTTGGTGTACAGCAATAGTCAATCCTTTGCTTTTAGCGGTTTAACCCAGGCTCCCCCGGAAGCAACGGCGCTGATATTTTTAGGTTTACTGACCAAAGGGGGCATTTTTCTGGCCGGACTGTGGTTGCCCCAAACCCACGGGGAAGCGGCCACCCCCATGTCGGCCCTGATGTCTGGGGTGGTGGTAAAAGCCGGCATTTTGGGTTTGTTACGCTGTGGTCTGTTATCGGATCAGTTACTCTTGCTAGTCCAAGGTTTAGGAGTAGCCACGGCTTTATTTGGAGTGGCCTATGCCATGCTGGCCAAAGATACCAAGCGGATGTTAGCTTTCCACACCGTTTCCCAAATGGGCTTTGTTTTGGCGGCTCCAGTGGCCGGGGGATTTTATGCCCTCACCCACGGTTTAGTGAAATCCAGTTTGTTCCTATTGGCGGGGAATTTGCCCAGTCGGGATTTCAAAATTTTACAGAAAACCCCCATTGCCGCTGGATTTTGGGTTCCCCTACTCCTCGCCAGTTCTTCCATTGCCGGTTTTCCCCTGTTGGCGGGCTTTGAAGCAAAAACCCTGACCCTCAAAGGACTCCCCCCCTGGTTGGCGATCGCCTTAAACATTGCCGCGGTGGGTACAGCCATTTCCTTTTCCAAATTCGTTTTCCTTAAACCAACCTTTGTCGGTAAAACCTATCCCCTGGGCTTAGGCATAGCATTGGCAGTGTTATTGGGGGGTTTAGCGGTGGGCAATGTGGTTTACTGGCAAGCCTTTACGGCCAGTAATTTGCTCAAAGCCACCCTGACCTGCGGGGTGGGGGCGGGACTATATTGGGGCGTGGTCAAAAGGCTAACTCTAAAACTGCCCGATGGGGGAGAACAGGTCGACCATCTGATCGGCATGATGAGCATCAGTTTAACCATTCTCTTTGCCTGGATTTTGGTATGA
- a CDS encoding DUF58 domain-containing protein — MVPTLRFYICLMLIGGGAMVVAQIYTIPTAVVALVIADSALLLLTVIDYGRGKKQKITVQRQPLGPLSIGRENPVAISVENSGPTAIAKIKDDYPGPFLATDELRAARMLPQGTIQLSYHVQPRQRGQYVWGKLNIRQLCPWQLTWYQWTVGQQETVTVHPDLMGLKSLTIRLAQATTGNLRQMRKLGLGTEFRELRDYQAGDDLRYLDWKASARRGIPLMRVLEPEREQTVIILLDRGRLMTAWVQGLQRFDWGLNTSLSLAVAALHRGDRLSIGVFDREVVSWLPPERGLQYLPKLLKTLSPIQPVLQEPDYSAAIGKLVQQQTRRALVVCITDLIDPTASGELLTALGQLAPRYLPFCVALRDPQVDQLAHSNAITVGNAYQQAVAINLLQQRQLALAKLKQKGVLVLDAPADKVSEQLVDRYLQLKARTLL; from the coding sequence ATGGTTCCCACTCTCCGCTTCTATATTTGCCTAATGCTCATTGGCGGCGGAGCTATGGTGGTGGCTCAAATCTACACCATTCCCACAGCAGTGGTGGCTTTGGTCATAGCAGATTCCGCACTGTTGCTGTTGACGGTAATTGACTATGGGCGGGGCAAAAAGCAAAAAATAACAGTGCAACGGCAACCCCTGGGACCCCTTTCCATTGGTCGAGAAAATCCTGTGGCCATCTCAGTGGAAAATTCTGGCCCCACGGCGATCGCCAAGATTAAGGACGACTACCCTGGCCCATTTTTGGCCACAGATGAGCTGAGGGCGGCCCGAATGCTCCCCCAGGGAACCATCCAGCTAAGTTATCACGTGCAACCCCGTCAGCGAGGGCAATACGTTTGGGGGAAGTTGAATATAAGACAGTTATGTCCCTGGCAATTAACTTGGTACCAATGGACGGTGGGGCAGCAGGAAACAGTGACCGTCCATCCGGATTTAATGGGGCTGAAATCCCTCACTATTCGCCTGGCCCAAGCTACCACGGGCAACCTAAGACAAATGCGGAAGCTCGGTTTAGGTACGGAATTTCGGGAACTGCGGGATTACCAAGCGGGGGACGATTTACGTTACTTAGACTGGAAAGCCAGTGCTCGACGGGGCATTCCCCTCATGCGGGTGTTGGAACCGGAACGGGAACAGACGGTGATTATTTTGCTTGACCGGGGCCGGCTGATGACCGCTTGGGTGCAGGGGCTACAGCGATTTGATTGGGGGCTGAATACTAGTCTGTCCCTGGCGGTGGCGGCCCTCCATCGAGGCGATCGCCTGAGCATAGGGGTATTTGACCGGGAAGTGGTGAGTTGGTTACCCCCGGAGCGGGGTTTGCAGTATTTACCCAAATTATTAAAAACCCTGAGTCCCATCCAACCAGTATTACAGGAACCCGATTACAGCGCGGCGATCGGTAAATTGGTGCAACAACAAACCCGGCGGGCCTTAGTGGTGTGCATCACCGATTTGATTGATCCCACTGCTTCGGGAGAATTACTCACTGCCCTTGGCCAATTAGCCCCCCGTTATTTACCCTTTTGCGTCGCCCTACGGGATCCCCAGGTGGATCAGTTAGCCCATTCCAATGCCATCACCGTTGGCAATGCCTACCAACAGGCAGTGGCCATTAATCTGTTGCAACAAAGGCAGTTGGCTCTGGCCAAGCTAAAACAGAAAGGGGTGTTAGTGTTGGATGCTCCAGCGGACAAAGTCAGTGAACAGTTGGTCGATCGTTATCTACAACTCAAAGCTCGCACCCTCCTTTAG
- a CDS encoding monovalent cation/H(+) antiporter subunit G, whose amino-acid sequence MSTTIINWLTNGFLAMGILFWLFGTFPLLQSRRSVITKLHLLTVSDTLGSMAIVVGLFLKLPREWPLLLLAIICLCLWNTILGYVLAYCATGEKRTNV is encoded by the coding sequence ATAAGCACCACTATCATTAACTGGCTGACCAATGGTTTTCTGGCCATGGGCATTCTTTTTTGGCTCTTTGGGACTTTTCCCCTGCTTCAAAGCCGGCGATCGGTCATTACTAAACTGCATCTTTTAACGGTGTCGGACACCCTCGGCTCCATGGCGATCGTGGTGGGACTATTTCTAAAACTGCCCCGGGAATGGCCGCTCCTGCTCTTAGCTATTATTTGTCTTTGTCTATGGAATACCATTCTGGGTTACGTGTTGGCCTACTGTGCCACCGGGGAGAAACGCACTAATGTTTAA
- a CDS encoding Na+/H+ antiporter subunit E — protein sequence MTGLLDISLRLGIWFLLTGNLSPGNILIGLIVALLIPRRPVPPYVLRDGLRVFKEILLAIPQAYIEAWQMILQPHTRTWIERQEFSSQRSRGLIFLDIFLITFTPKTIVLKYHEEGWYEVHYLGPKEEK from the coding sequence ATGACTGGACTCCTTGATATTAGTTTACGGCTAGGCATTTGGTTTTTGTTAACGGGTAATCTTAGCCCAGGCAATATTCTCATTGGCCTGATTGTGGCCCTGTTAATTCCCCGTCGTCCCGTGCCCCCTTACGTGTTGCGGGATGGGCTGAGGGTGTTTAAGGAAATTCTGCTGGCCATTCCCCAGGCTTACATCGAAGCTTGGCAAATGATTCTCCAACCCCACACCAGAACTTGGATTGAAAGACAGGAATTTTCATCCCAACGAAGCAGGGGGCTAATTTTTCTGGATATTTTCCTGATTACCTTTACTCCAAAAACCATAGTTTTGAAATACCACGAAGAGGGATGGTACGAAGTTCATTATCTTGGCCCTAAGGAGGAAAAATGA
- a CDS encoding NADH-quinone oxidoreductase subunit K, translated as MVGPEACIFATVMIGFLGLIYKRNLLMKIVAMDVISTGVIGYYCFVAARTGVTTPIVGAEVSPGPIQYADPLPQAVILTAIVIGFSTQILMLVIAMKLAKENPTLEIAAIEREYWS; from the coding sequence ATGGTAGGCCCAGAAGCCTGTATTTTCGCAACCGTAATGATTGGTTTTTTAGGCTTAATTTATAAGCGCAATTTACTGATGAAAATAGTGGCCATGGATGTAATTAGCACCGGAGTAATTGGCTATTACTGTTTCGTTGCTGCCCGCACCGGAGTCACCACCCCCATTGTGGGAGCAGAAGTTTCCCCAGGGCCAATACAATACGCCGATCCCTTGCCCCAGGCAGTCATTCTTACGGCCATTGTGATTGGCTTCTCCACCCAAATTTTAATGTTGGTCATCGCTATGAAATTAGCCAAGGAAAACCCCACCCTAGAAATTGCCGCCATCGAAAGGGAATACTGGTCCTAA
- a CDS encoding Na(+)/H(+) antiporter subunit B codes for MKIVYLIAALLFYGKMLFITGNAVEPLEEVAVVENLLEQTGAPNVVSGIIFRNRLYDTMLEVVVFTIAIMGVRFLMAEEKPATIVYQVSDAPSVVLARLGAMIALLIGIELAIRGHLSPGGGFAAGVAGGTAIGLVAIISSPEWLHQLYEKWQAAKVEKLSVLVFLALAALSLLGINFPLDDAGWIPLLNMVVALKVAIGSWGAILVFIRYRGLL; via the coding sequence GTGAAAATTGTTTACCTAATTGCGGCCCTATTGTTCTACGGCAAAATGTTATTTATTACGGGCAATGCTGTTGAACCATTGGAAGAAGTGGCGGTGGTGGAGAATTTGTTGGAGCAAACGGGAGCCCCCAATGTGGTGTCGGGGATTATTTTCCGCAACCGTTTGTACGACACCATGCTGGAAGTGGTGGTGTTTACCATTGCCATTATGGGGGTGCGCTTTTTGATGGCGGAGGAAAAACCGGCCACCATAGTGTACCAAGTGAGCGATGCTCCGTCGGTGGTGCTGGCCCGGTTGGGGGCTATGATTGCCCTGCTGATTGGCATAGAATTGGCCATTCGGGGTCACCTCAGTCCAGGGGGAGGCTTTGCGGCCGGAGTAGCGGGAGGAACCGCCATTGGCCTAGTGGCCATTATTTCTTCGCCGGAATGGTTGCATCAATTGTACGAAAAATGGCAGGCTGCCAAGGTGGAAAAGTTATCGGTGTTGGTTTTCCTCGCCCTGGCCGCCCTGAGTTTGCTGGGCATTAATTTTCCTTTGGATGATGCTGGCTGGATTCCTCTGTTAAATATGGTGGTGGCTCTGAAAGTGGCGATCGGCTCCTGGGGGGCGATTTTGGTCTTTATCCGCTATCGGGGGTTATTGTGA
- a CDS encoding Tfp pilus assembly protein FimT/FimU, translating into MYKLQFPQLRSFLPLARSSRPRLPAGYTLMELAVVVVVIGILSGVVINAKPWYENPLKNSQDRLQSVVKTTRTRAMTSTSTYRITVNPNSPQEAIQVQRIRSGSCQANATLRQDALATDNTIALNDVSGFAIGDRLKVGGTEADALSVNFGNSTITLGAPVGAKAAGTKVETIKNWKNDGAFMEEDLNVNKKTSQGSPDIHMAGKFGNAATDNWSICINSRGLVSLFDANGMVTDELNLVLTNTRTNEEAKVIIFPGGAMDATAIAMGSGSGGGGAGSESPTGSESPTGGGGGGSEPEEVAGGGPGNGNNGNNRPGCNQGLGNGSDGCSPGNSDNNQPSNDDSPDAAPGNPGRAGGNGNRGGNNRR; encoded by the coding sequence ATGTATAAACTGCAATTTCCCCAGCTCCGCTCATTTCTCCCCTTGGCACGAAGTTCCCGACCCAGATTGCCAGCGGGTTACACCCTAATGGAGTTGGCAGTGGTGGTGGTAGTGATTGGTATTCTGTCTGGGGTGGTGATCAATGCCAAGCCTTGGTACGAAAATCCCCTCAAAAATAGTCAAGATCGTCTGCAGAGTGTGGTCAAGACTACTAGAACCCGGGCTATGACAAGTACTTCCACCTACCGTATTACTGTTAATCCCAACAGTCCTCAGGAAGCTATTCAAGTACAAAGAATCCGAAGTGGTAGTTGCCAGGCCAATGCCACTCTCCGCCAAGATGCCCTTGCTACGGATAACACCATTGCCTTGAATGATGTCAGTGGATTTGCCATTGGCGATCGCCTCAAGGTAGGGGGCACAGAAGCAGATGCGCTCTCAGTTAATTTTGGCAATAGCACCATAACTCTGGGGGCCCCAGTGGGGGCAAAAGCGGCGGGTACTAAAGTAGAAACCATCAAAAACTGGAAGAATGACGGTGCCTTCATGGAGGAGGACCTCAACGTCAACAAAAAAACGTCCCAGGGTAGCCCAGATATCCACATGGCCGGGAAATTTGGCAATGCTGCCACAGATAACTGGTCTATCTGCATTAACAGTAGGGGGCTAGTAAGTCTTTTTGATGCTAACGGTATGGTTACCGACGAACTCAATTTGGTTTTGACCAATACCCGCACCAATGAAGAAGCCAAAGTAATTATTTTTCCCGGTGGGGCTATGGACGCTACGGCGATCGCCATGGGCTCTGGGTCTGGTGGTGGCGGTGCAGGTTCTGAAAGTCCCACTGGTAGTGAAAGCCCGACAGGGGGTGGCGGTGGTGGTTCAGAGCCAGAGGAAGTTGCTGGAGGGGGCCCAGGCAATGGCAACAACGGTAATAACCGGCCGGGATGTAACCAAGGCTTGGGCAATGGTTCCGATGGTTGCTCCCCCGGCAATTCTGATAACAATCAACCTTCCAATGATGACAGCCCCGACGCTGCCCCCGGTAATCCTGGTCGGGCAGGGGGCAATGGCAACAGAGGTGGCAACAACAGAAGATAG